One window of the Natronomonas marina genome contains the following:
- a CDS encoding sensor histidine kinase — translation MGSDPEAPGQDGPDTVSIDAFPDPVFGYEHREEHPVITQWNDAFERAFAGVSTETPVRDWLLTETDADDETVEAVCSALDDEGQVDSAVTVDRTDGGTTATEEYRLRTLDETGGEGTDADRYLVATATGSPGSSGVEVDRIASIISHDLRNPLDVANAHLRAAQKSGDEEHFDQVEQAHDRMERIVRNVLTLARGKHVLNVTAEVDVEAVARDAWGTVETGPASLVVEEDLPETDADPDRLQRLFENLFRNAVEHASTSPPSQAPEDAAKHAQDSEEENTAGVSGRDESSASRGVQITVGRTDGGFFVADDGVGIPADEREHVFEPGYSASGTNNGTGLGLTIVERIAEAHDWTVSLATGSAGGARFEFHPSSDGD, via the coding sequence ATGGGCAGTGACCCGGAAGCGCCCGGCCAAGACGGCCCGGACACGGTCTCGATCGACGCGTTCCCGGACCCGGTCTTCGGATACGAACACCGAGAGGAGCACCCGGTTATCACCCAATGGAACGACGCATTCGAGCGGGCGTTCGCCGGCGTCTCGACCGAGACGCCCGTCCGCGACTGGCTTCTGACGGAGACGGACGCCGACGACGAGACGGTTGAGGCGGTCTGTTCGGCACTCGACGACGAGGGCCAAGTCGACTCGGCGGTCACGGTCGACCGGACCGACGGCGGGACGACCGCTACCGAAGAGTACCGCCTCAGAACGCTGGACGAGACCGGGGGTGAGGGAACTGATGCCGACAGATATCTCGTGGCGACGGCCACCGGGTCTCCCGGGTCCTCGGGCGTGGAAGTCGATCGGATCGCGAGCATCATCAGCCACGACCTCCGGAACCCGCTCGACGTCGCCAACGCTCACCTCCGTGCCGCCCAGAAATCGGGCGACGAGGAGCACTTCGATCAGGTCGAACAGGCCCACGACCGGATGGAACGGATCGTCCGGAACGTGCTGACGCTGGCCCGGGGCAAACACGTACTCAACGTCACCGCCGAGGTAGACGTCGAGGCGGTGGCACGAGACGCGTGGGGGACCGTCGAGACCGGACCGGCGTCGCTCGTGGTCGAAGAGGACCTGCCGGAGACCGACGCCGACCCCGACCGCCTGCAACGACTGTTCGAGAATCTGTTCCGAAACGCCGTAGAGCACGCCTCTACGAGCCCTCCGTCGCAAGCTCCGGAAGACGCCGCCAAGCACGCGCAGGACTCGGAAGAGGAGAATACGGCCGGTGTGAGCGGTCGTGACGAGTCGTCCGCCTCTCGCGGCGTGCAGATCACCGTCGGCCGAACGGATGGCGGGTTCTTCGTGGCCGACGACGGCGTGGGGATCCCGGCCGACGAACGCGAGCATGTGTTCGAACCGGGCTACTCCGCGAGTGGGACGAACAACGGGACCGGGCTCGGACTGACAATCGTCGAGCGAATCGCCGAGGCACACGACTGGACGGTCTCGCTTGCGACCGGGTCGGCCGGCGGCGCGAGATTCGAGTTTCACCCGTCCTCGGACGGCGACTGA
- a CDS encoding response regulator, translated as MSDGMRVSEPRVLMVDDEKTVADAYALRLEDVAEVTVAYSGEAALDTVDNGRVPDVVLLDRHMPAMSGDEVLGRIRERELETRVIMVTAIDPDLDVLDMPFDDYLSKPVDRADVIAAVDQQCQVLAYELLGEYFRIESTRAVVTAQLPAEDLEDDGELADIEARLSVVEERVRSLLPEAEEMLSSFDGIDRNEY; from the coding sequence ATGAGCGATGGGATGCGTGTGTCGGAACCGCGTGTTCTGATGGTCGACGACGAAAAGACGGTCGCGGACGCGTACGCACTGCGACTCGAGGACGTCGCGGAGGTAACCGTCGCCTACAGCGGAGAGGCGGCACTGGACACCGTCGACAACGGGCGCGTCCCCGATGTGGTCCTCCTCGACCGTCATATGCCGGCGATGTCCGGCGACGAGGTGTTGGGGCGCATCCGGGAGCGCGAACTCGAAACGCGGGTGATCATGGTGACAGCCATCGACCCCGATCTGGACGTCCTCGACATGCCATTCGACGATTACCTCTCGAAACCGGTCGACCGGGCGGACGTTATCGCCGCCGTCGATCAGCAGTGTCAGGTGCTCGCGTATGAACTGCTGGGCGAGTACTTTCGCATCGAGTCGACCCGGGCGGTCGTCACCGCGCAGTTGCCAGCGGAGGACCTCGAAGACGACGGCGAACTCGCCGACATCGAAGCCCGTCTCTCGGTCGTCGAGGAACGGGTCCGGTCACTTCTGCCCGAGGCCGAGGAGATGCTGTCGTCGTTCGACGGTATCGACCGAAACGAGTACTGA
- a CDS encoding IS5 family transposase, with protein MNITTRFTEEMVSLAKSYCDDPDEAAAPEGGGSFAEYAMISLHGLRIFLDETYEMIIDRLEVMPPILEVVGLEADDLPDPSTLNKWLDKIVMQVWRVLLRHSAQLHDPSPHVAVDATYYERSPASKHYCDRTDYRVQTVEATKLVDTETQAILDVHCTTTREGSDAEVCAQLARRYAGELQTLAADKGYDSQPLRETLRDMGIRPLVKHRVFAPYDHAHNARIEDDLYNQRSMTETVNSSVKRSYGSAVRAREWYREFREIVLMCLVYNIKQYVTR; from the coding sequence ATGAACATCACCACCCGCTTCACCGAGGAAATGGTGTCGCTGGCCAAAAGTTATTGCGACGATCCCGACGAAGCTGCCGCCCCGGAAGGCGGCGGCAGCTTCGCGGAATACGCGATGATTTCCCTCCATGGGCTGCGGATTTTCCTCGACGAAACCTACGAGATGATCATCGACCGATTAGAGGTGATGCCGCCAATTCTGGAGGTCGTCGGCCTTGAGGCCGACGATCTCCCGGACCCATCGACGTTGAATAAGTGGCTTGATAAGATCGTGATGCAGGTTTGGCGAGTGCTGCTGCGCCACTCGGCGCAGCTGCACGACCCGTCGCCACACGTCGCCGTTGACGCAACCTACTACGAGCGGTCACCGGCGAGCAAACACTACTGCGACCGTACTGATTACCGCGTCCAGACGGTCGAAGCGACGAAACTCGTCGATACAGAGACGCAAGCGATCTTAGACGTGCATTGCACGACCACACGAGAAGGAAGTGACGCAGAGGTCTGTGCGCAACTCGCCCGCCGATACGCGGGCGAGTTGCAGACCCTTGCCGCGGACAAAGGCTACGACAGCCAGCCATTGCGTGAGACCCTCCGAGACATGGGAATACGCCCGCTCGTGAAACATCGCGTCTTCGCACCCTACGACCACGCGCACAACGCACGAATCGAGGATGATCTCTACAATCAGCGCTCAATGACAGAGACAGTGAACTCCTCGGTCAAGCGCTCGTACGGCTCCGCCGTCCGAGCGCGTGAATGGTACCGTGAGTTCCGTGAGATCGTCCTGATGTGTCTCGTCTACAACATCAAACAGTACGTGACCCGCTGA
- a CDS encoding response regulator, with protein MHVDDEPDFTYLTATFLERESDQFAVETATSADEGLEIVADRPPDCIVSDYNMPGMDGIEFLETVCNEHPELPFILFTGKGGEDVASDAPRAGATDSIRKQSGSEQYELLANRIQNAVE; from the coding sequence ATCCACGTCGATGACGAACCCGACTTTACATACCTCACCGCCACGTTTCTTGAACGTGAAAGCGACCAGTTCGCCGTCGAGACAGCAACCAGCGCCGACGAGGGGCTTGAGATAGTCGCTGACCGCCCGCCCGACTGTATCGTCTCGGACTACAATATGCCCGGTATGGACGGGATCGAATTTCTCGAAACCGTTTGCAACGAACATCCGGAGTTGCCGTTCATTCTTTTTACCGGCAAGGGCGGCGAGGACGTTGCCAGTGACGCGCCCAGAGCAGGTGCGACCGATTCCATTCGAAAACAGTCCGGGTCCGAACAGTACGAACTACTCGCCAATCGGATCCAGAACGCCGTCGAATAA
- a CDS encoding bacterio-opsin activator domain-containing protein yields the protein MTLDDRLQAAPIGVIETSTDGRVVDANEAAATTLETTPESLHGTDIRDEFPKSAAGTLRATFDGDSVTARSFEEYYPRIDRWLSVDVHVGETILVYVRDRTERREDAERVERLERRLERVQDINGLVAAVLRRVIDASDRTAVGQTVCERLGGTDRYRFAWVGERDFPDDSLQTLAAAGDAPDLRDQIGDALEAEGTLPEQTALETGETQVVAAIAEDETVPRGVRRAAFGNGLQSCLAVPLAYRDTTYGVVSVYSGREDGFSDGERAGLETLGRVAGFAIRALRQEDLLVADTLTEVTIDVGDESVPLVRAAREAGCPIALEGAVPRGDGAVVCYLDTEQGGDDTGATAEGSDGMVSELEDMLADDEAVTDVRRIEDEGGPQLQATLVSETPVTTLVAWGATVTSAEYTADSGRLVAEAPPDGDVRRLVEAVDATAAETDLVSKAETPRTSDSPEAFRSDLDERLTDRQRTVLRTAHLSGYFASPRGSTSEEVAETLDIAGSTLLYHLRRAEQELVGAYFETDRESPPTDG from the coding sequence ATGACACTGGATGACCGACTGCAAGCGGCCCCGATAGGGGTCATCGAGACGAGCACCGACGGACGCGTCGTCGACGCAAACGAGGCCGCGGCGACGACGCTCGAAACAACGCCGGAGTCGCTTCACGGAACCGATATCCGAGACGAATTTCCAAAGTCGGCCGCCGGTACGCTCCGGGCGACGTTCGACGGGGATTCCGTGACCGCCCGTTCCTTCGAGGAGTACTACCCACGGATCGACCGCTGGCTAAGCGTCGACGTCCACGTCGGCGAGACAATCCTCGTGTACGTCCGCGATCGGACCGAACGGAGAGAGGACGCGGAGCGCGTCGAACGCCTGGAACGGCGACTCGAACGGGTACAGGACATAAACGGGCTGGTCGCGGCGGTGTTGCGGCGGGTCATCGACGCGTCCGACCGGACGGCAGTGGGCCAGACCGTCTGCGAGCGACTGGGTGGGACCGACCGCTACCGGTTCGCATGGGTCGGCGAACGTGATTTCCCGGACGACAGCCTCCAGACACTCGCTGCCGCCGGTGATGCACCCGATCTGCGAGATCAGATCGGCGACGCGCTCGAAGCAGAAGGGACGCTCCCCGAACAGACAGCGCTCGAAACCGGGGAGACGCAGGTCGTCGCGGCGATCGCCGAGGACGAGACCGTCCCGCGTGGTGTCCGGCGGGCAGCGTTCGGCAACGGCCTCCAGTCGTGTCTCGCGGTCCCGCTCGCCTACCGGGACACGACGTACGGCGTGGTGTCGGTGTACTCGGGACGCGAAGACGGGTTCAGCGACGGGGAACGCGCCGGCCTGGAGACGCTCGGTCGCGTCGCCGGCTTCGCGATACGTGCGCTCCGACAGGAGGACCTCCTGGTCGCCGACACCCTCACCGAAGTAACCATCGACGTCGGCGACGAGTCCGTGCCGCTGGTCCGGGCGGCCCGCGAGGCCGGATGCCCGATCGCGCTGGAGGGCGCTGTCCCCCGTGGTGACGGCGCCGTCGTCTGCTATCTCGACACAGAGCAGGGGGGTGACGATACTGGCGCGACTGCAGAGGGATCCGACGGTATGGTTTCGGAACTCGAAGACATGCTGGCCGACGACGAGGCAGTCACCGACGTACGTCGGATCGAGGACGAGGGGGGCCCGCAGTTACAGGCCACGCTCGTCAGCGAGACGCCGGTCACCACGCTCGTCGCCTGGGGGGCGACCGTGACCAGTGCCGAGTACACCGCCGACTCCGGTCGACTCGTCGCCGAGGCACCGCCCGACGGGGACGTTCGACGACTGGTCGAGGCCGTCGACGCGACGGCCGCGGAGACGGATCTCGTGTCCAAAGCGGAGACGCCGCGGACGTCCGACTCCCCCGAGGCGTTCCGGAGCGACCTCGACGAACGCCTGACCGACAGGCAACGGACGGTGTTGCGGACCGCCCACCTGTCGGGGTATTTCGCCTCGCCGCGCGGGAGCACGTCCGAAGAGGTGGCGGAGACGCTCGACATCGCCGGTTCGACGCTACTGTATCACCTCCGGCGGGCCGAACAGGAACTCGTCGGCGCGTACTTCGAAACCGACCGTGAGTCGCCTCCCACAGACGGCTGA
- a CDS encoding DUF5518 domain-containing protein: MDYIYSYTIQRMLSNARIRRIPQAWRVAILGTVAALPATAVINWLPNSETTVGGGVMLVGSIIAGAVAANRSVEPSTAGLRAGFLGGMIGVFVFILTEGTTVTWSLNTIVFFLIAVVMLLCISPVFGLISGRIGGWVAKTVAGFRVDQAS, encoded by the coding sequence ATGGACTATATATACAGTTATACAATACAACGTATGCTCTCGAATGCCCGAATCCGTCGGATTCCTCAGGCCTGGCGCGTTGCGATTCTCGGAACGGTAGCTGCATTACCCGCCACTGCCGTAATAAACTGGCTTCCGAACTCCGAGACGACTGTCGGTGGTGGGGTAATGCTAGTTGGGTCAATAATCGCAGGAGCTGTCGCAGCTAACCGCTCGGTAGAGCCGAGTACTGCTGGACTCCGTGCTGGGTTTCTGGGCGGAATGATCGGAGTGTTTGTCTTTATTCTCACAGAAGGAACGACTGTAACGTGGTCTCTCAATACGATTGTGTTCTTCCTCATTGCCGTCGTGATGCTTCTGTGTATCTCGCCGGTATTCGGCCTAATTTCCGGTCGAATTGGTGGCTGGGTAGCAAAAACTGTCGCCGGTTTCAGGGTCGATCAAGCATCGTGA
- a CDS encoding ABC transporter ATP-binding protein, whose product MDADGLTKRYDDERAVDDLSLTIPDGTVYGFPGPNGAGKTTTMRMLVALTEPTAGTAEVAGVPITNRSQLAQHIGYLPADPPVFDELTGWEQLRHVARLHGIPDEEADARIERLLDRFDLRADADRRIASYSTGMRKKVGIIGTLFHHPDVVLLDEPTSGLDPRAARTVRDTIADLVTQEMTVLLSTHILPVVDELADTIGVIDDGTLVAEAPPSELKTRADESPDLETAFLEITDERDATGSHGIPSEMETDVHTGVRNGR is encoded by the coding sequence ATAGACGCCGACGGACTCACGAAACGATACGACGACGAACGGGCCGTCGATGACCTCTCTCTGACCATCCCTGACGGAACGGTCTACGGCTTCCCCGGTCCAAACGGGGCAGGGAAGACGACGACGATGCGAATGCTGGTCGCGCTCACCGAACCGACGGCTGGCACCGCAGAAGTCGCCGGGGTCCCGATCACGAACCGTTCGCAACTGGCACAGCACATCGGGTACCTCCCCGCCGACCCACCCGTCTTCGACGAACTCACCGGCTGGGAACAGCTTCGCCACGTCGCTCGGCTACACGGCATCCCCGACGAGGAGGCCGACGCACGCATCGAAAGGCTGCTGGACAGGTTCGACCTCCGGGCAGACGCCGACAGGCGAATCGCTTCGTACTCGACCGGGATGAGAAAGAAAGTCGGCATCATTGGCACGCTGTTTCACCACCCCGACGTCGTGCTACTCGACGAACCGACCAGCGGTCTCGACCCCCGTGCGGCCCGCACCGTCCGGGACACGATCGCCGACCTCGTCACCCAGGAGATGACAGTGCTCCTCTCGACCCACATTCTCCCGGTCGTCGATGAACTCGCCGACACTATCGGGGTCATCGACGACGGGACGCTTGTCGCAGAAGCCCCGCCGTCGGAACTCAAGACCCGGGCGGACGAATCCCCCGACCTCGAAACGGCGTTCCTGGAGATCACCGACGAACGGGACGCCACGGGGAGCCACGGTATCCCGTCGGAGATGGAGACCGACGTCCACACGGGAGTGAGAAATGGCCGGTAG
- a CDS encoding AIM24 family protein: MDLDRFKSQNLPTESDETFQLENSYTLDVTVDGSIMTKAGAMIAYSGELSFTGQASAEGGVTGFLKEAATNEGTPIMNVEGSGHVYLADQQKKVQLLQLEAGESITVNGEDILAFESGISYEIDTIDSLAGAFAGGFTNVYLEGPGHVAITTHGDPMVFVPPVSTDPSATVAWSDTKPNIETNTNLSDMIGQESGERFQMNFAGDSGFVIVQPYEELR; the protein is encoded by the coding sequence ATGGATCTCGACCGATTCAAGTCACAAAACCTCCCGACGGAGTCCGATGAGACGTTCCAACTCGAGAACAGTTACACGCTCGACGTGACCGTCGATGGTTCGATAATGACGAAGGCCGGAGCGATGATCGCCTACTCCGGTGAACTCTCGTTCACCGGCCAGGCCTCCGCCGAGGGCGGGGTCACCGGCTTCCTGAAGGAAGCCGCTACCAACGAGGGAACGCCGATAATGAACGTCGAAGGCAGCGGCCACGTCTACCTGGCCGATCAACAGAAGAAGGTACAGCTTCTCCAGCTCGAGGCCGGAGAGTCGATCACTGTCAACGGCGAGGACATCCTCGCCTTCGAGTCCGGCATCTCCTATGAGATCGATACGATTGACAGTCTCGCTGGCGCGTTCGCCGGCGGGTTCACCAACGTCTATCTCGAGGGCCCTGGTCACGTCGCCATCACCACCCACGGCGATCCGATGGTCTTCGTGCCGCCCGTCTCAACCGACCCGAGTGCGACCGTCGCCTGGAGCGACACGAAACCGAACATCGAGACCAACACGAACCTCTCGGACATGATCGGACAGGAGTCGGGCGAGCGTTTCCAGATGAACTTCGCCGGTGACAGCGGGTTCGTTATCGTCCAGCCCTACGAGGAACTCAGATAG
- a CDS encoding DUF4097 family beta strand repeat-containing protein, with amino-acid sequence MSQSDRTADEESHTGPDVPRRQVLTAVGLGGAVALAGCAGFGDTEREATDVQYDVSADVETIAVNSDDGETTVEAWDGEDVRIEATKYAVGQTELSDIEVVREVTNGRLDISEERSTGPIVGVGGGGLESLTVRVPMGVRVTELDVDDGEATVRNVSGELALSIDDGDADIGPLDGELSVDGDDGDVTVDQVDRFSAELDDGAVTMNEPATLGDVRVDDGDLDLSVDGVADDSVVRADDCDVTVRLSPSLDATVVCTQNDGTVQLDGDVFDEVESAGNEFRGRIGDGSDRLTVDVDDGRVSLEALS; translated from the coding sequence ATGAGCCAGTCTGACCGGACTGCCGACGAAGAGTCTCACACCGGACCCGACGTGCCACGCCGACAGGTTCTCACAGCGGTCGGCCTCGGTGGCGCCGTCGCGCTTGCGGGCTGTGCGGGATTCGGCGACACCGAGCGAGAGGCGACCGACGTCCAGTACGACGTGAGCGCCGACGTCGAGACCATCGCGGTAAACAGCGACGACGGTGAGACGACGGTCGAAGCCTGGGACGGCGAAGACGTTCGGATCGAGGCGACGAAGTACGCTGTCGGACAGACGGAGTTGAGCGACATCGAGGTCGTGAGAGAGGTGACGAACGGACGACTCGACATCAGCGAAGAGCGCTCCACCGGCCCCATCGTCGGCGTCGGGGGCGGCGGGCTCGAATCGCTCACGGTACGGGTTCCGATGGGCGTCCGGGTGACCGAACTCGACGTGGACGACGGCGAGGCCACTGTGAGGAACGTTTCTGGAGAACTCGCACTCTCGATAGACGACGGGGACGCCGACATCGGCCCGCTCGACGGCGAACTCAGCGTCGACGGTGACGACGGGGACGTCACGGTCGACCAGGTAGACAGGTTCAGCGCCGAACTGGACGACGGCGCGGTCACGATGAACGAACCGGCAACGCTCGGTGACGTCCGGGTAGACGACGGGGACCTGGACCTCTCTGTCGACGGGGTCGCCGACGACTCGGTCGTCAGAGCGGACGACTGTGACGTGACGGTTCGGCTGTCGCCGTCGCTCGACGCCACAGTCGTCTGTACTCAGAACGATGGGACAGTACAACTCGACGGCGACGTATTCGACGAGGTCGAGTCCGCCGGCAACGAGTTTCGCGGACGCATCGGTGACGGGAGCGACCGACTGACGGTCGATGTCGACGACGGACGAGTCTCGCTCGAAGCGCTGTCGTAG
- a CDS encoding sensor histidine kinase, whose product MNGTSGGFEPELLVATEDQSFGRAVVDAVERAGVAASAERVEPATGGFIRRDTGGFEGAIVDGEVAEPATVVERLTERAALPVVLLSESSGADDTVARAIEAGATDIFPRTTARAQYELVVNRLVADDSPEGTRPTAEGDTTYQQAYEALFEKISEGLVVHDPETGEIVDVNERFCEMNGYERSELLGESIGMLLTDTNDYGPEAARKRIRRARTEGPQRFEWRNQRRDGEIFPVEVDLTVIELGNTERVLASVQDVTERKRREQEYEQIFNGVNDSITVHDAETGELLDVNDAFCDLVGHDREEIIESGVMEYTPSGQGYTAEEAKEFIREVVETGEPKRTEWAVETADGEIRQLEVTGTTVEIGGDLRYVAIDRDITERKRREQEFEQIFHGVNDGITIHDPDTGEILDANETYLDIFGHDDVETVRELGIGGLSVTEEGYTEERARALINDVAVSEEPRTVEWQIETADGEQRWFESTVAPAEIAGEKRVLAMQRDVTERKRRQREFEQIFNGVQDAIVVLDPDTVEILDANEAFLDMFGYEDIDEVREQGVSGLSVTGEGYTEQRGLEINQRVAESGQPETFEWKNETRSGERIWLGVKVAPAVIGGEQRTIAIHRDVTDRKRREQRLEVFNRILRHNLRNQLDVIQSHAEELADPTTDDHAERIVAAVDELAGIGRRAREVDRILSEDNTLADVDVTQTLRETVETEEPTDSDVSVTTELPEETRLRTDEETVRMAVESALENAFEHAASTVTVAVEDRPDECVITVADDGPGIPEDDLMPIEAQTETRLQHGRGLGLWQLRWCVDHLNGALSFETESGTTVRITVPGRRESGRPD is encoded by the coding sequence ATGAACGGGACCAGTGGGGGTTTCGAGCCCGAGCTACTGGTGGCAACAGAGGACCAGTCGTTCGGCAGAGCGGTCGTCGACGCGGTCGAGAGAGCGGGGGTGGCGGCGAGCGCAGAACGCGTCGAACCAGCGACCGGTGGTTTTATACGGCGCGATACTGGCGGGTTTGAGGGCGCTATCGTGGACGGCGAGGTAGCCGAGCCGGCAACTGTCGTCGAGCGCCTCACCGAGAGGGCGGCACTTCCGGTCGTCCTCCTGAGCGAGTCGTCCGGGGCTGACGACACGGTCGCCCGTGCTATCGAGGCGGGAGCGACCGATATCTTTCCACGGACGACAGCGCGTGCGCAGTACGAACTCGTCGTCAACCGACTGGTTGCCGACGACTCCCCGGAGGGAACGCGGCCGACGGCGGAGGGAGACACCACCTACCAGCAGGCCTACGAGGCCCTGTTCGAGAAGATTTCCGAGGGACTGGTCGTCCACGACCCGGAGACCGGCGAGATCGTCGATGTGAACGAGCGGTTCTGCGAGATGAACGGCTACGAGCGGTCAGAACTGCTCGGCGAGTCGATCGGTATGCTGCTCACAGACACGAACGATTACGGACCGGAAGCGGCCAGAAAGAGGATCCGGCGAGCGCGTACCGAAGGGCCACAGCGCTTCGAGTGGCGCAACCAACGCCGGGACGGCGAGATCTTCCCGGTCGAAGTCGATCTGACCGTGATCGAACTGGGCAATACGGAGCGGGTTCTCGCAAGCGTTCAGGACGTCACCGAGCGCAAGCGCCGCGAGCAGGAGTACGAACAGATCTTCAACGGGGTAAACGACAGCATCACCGTCCACGACGCGGAGACGGGGGAGCTACTCGACGTCAACGACGCGTTCTGTGATCTGGTCGGCCACGACCGCGAGGAAATCATCGAGAGCGGCGTCATGGAGTACACCCCGAGCGGGCAGGGCTACACGGCCGAGGAAGCCAAGGAGTTCATCCGAGAGGTGGTCGAGACGGGTGAACCCAAACGGACCGAGTGGGCCGTCGAGACGGCCGACGGCGAGATCCGGCAACTCGAGGTGACGGGCACGACCGTGGAGATCGGTGGCGACCTCCGCTACGTCGCTATCGACCGCGACATCACCGAGCGCAAGCGCCGCGAGCAGGAGTTCGAGCAGATTTTCCACGGAGTCAACGATGGGATCACAATCCACGACCCCGATACCGGTGAGATACTCGACGCCAACGAAACGTACCTCGATATCTTCGGGCACGACGATGTCGAAACGGTTCGGGAGCTCGGGATCGGGGGGCTCAGCGTTACTGAAGAGGGGTATACCGAGGAGCGGGCACGAGCCCTCATCAACGATGTCGCGGTAAGCGAGGAGCCGAGAACCGTCGAGTGGCAAATCGAAACGGCAGATGGCGAGCAGCGGTGGTTCGAATCGACGGTGGCACCTGCGGAGATTGCCGGTGAAAAACGGGTACTCGCCATGCAACGGGACGTTACAGAACGGAAGCGCCGTCAACGGGAGTTCGAGCAGATCTTCAACGGTGTCCAGGACGCAATTGTCGTACTGGACCCGGACACAGTCGAGATTCTCGACGCCAACGAGGCGTTTCTGGACATGTTTGGCTACGAAGATATCGACGAGGTTCGCGAGCAGGGCGTCTCCGGCCTCAGCGTCACCGGAGAGGGATACACCGAACAGCGGGGCCTTGAGATCAACCAGCGCGTGGCGGAGAGCGGCCAGCCGGAGACGTTCGAATGGAAGAACGAAACCCGGTCCGGCGAACGCATCTGGCTCGGAGTCAAGGTCGCACCGGCCGTCATCGGCGGTGAGCAGCGAACCATCGCGATCCACCGAGATGTCACCGACCGCAAGCGCCGCGAACAGCGCCTGGAGGTGTTCAACCGGATTCTGCGCCACAACCTCCGCAACCAACTCGACGTAATCCAGAGCCACGCCGAAGAGTTGGCAGACCCGACGACCGACGACCACGCAGAACGGATCGTCGCTGCTGTCGACGAACTGGCCGGGATCGGTCGACGCGCGCGGGAGGTCGACCGGATCCTGTCAGAGGACAATACGCTGGCGGACGTCGACGTCACCCAGACGCTTCGCGAGACCGTCGAGACCGAGGAACCGACAGACAGCGACGTGTCGGTGACGACCGAACTTCCGGAAGAGACGCGCCTGCGGACCGACGAAGAAACGGTACGGATGGCGGTCGAGAGCGCGCTAGAGAACGCGTTCGAGCACGCAGCGTCGACCGTGACTGTTGCGGTCGAGGACCGGCCCGACGAATGCGTTATCACGGTTGCCGACGACGGACCCGGTATTCCGGAGGACGACCTCATGCCGATCGAAGCACAGACCGAGACGCGTCTCCAGCACGGGAGAGGCCTCGGCCTATGGCAACTCCGGTGGTGTGTGGATCACCTCAACGGAGCGCTGTCCTTCGAGACTGAATCGGGGACGACCGTCCGTATCACGGTACCTGGTCGACGCGAGTCGGGTCGCCCCGACTGA